The Pseudomonadota bacterium genome has a window encoding:
- a CDS encoding phytanoyl-CoA dioxygenase family protein, with protein MNVERKIIPAPADIGRYLNGRTFEACWQQFQEQGYVIFENALSPEQLETQRAALEPWIEADIRGRNNFEGEKSNRVYAMLAKNPVFADLISHPLQLAFGERELGETMLLYACLAINLHPDETVQPWHFDDSHCGLPRPRAPLSMSTFWSITDTTEDNGATEIIPGSHKWGDEQPEGANRAGDFVTGSFTEQKGQSSDTPQAIKATMPAGSLMIAKGTLWHRGGANHSNAPRLIVTPQFCAGWCRPLEQQLLAVPKEMAARYPQRVRELLGYNIHKPFMGYVDGMHPEKVLNQ; from the coding sequence GCACCGGCAGATATTGGCCGCTATCTCAATGGCCGGACTTTCGAGGCATGCTGGCAGCAATTTCAGGAGCAGGGCTATGTGATTTTCGAAAATGCCCTCTCGCCCGAACAGCTCGAGACGCAGCGCGCGGCGCTTGAACCGTGGATCGAGGCTGATATTCGCGGTCGCAACAATTTCGAGGGTGAGAAATCCAACCGGGTCTATGCCATGCTGGCCAAGAATCCGGTGTTTGCCGATCTGATCAGCCATCCGCTGCAACTGGCCTTTGGCGAACGTGAACTGGGCGAGACGATGCTGCTCTATGCCTGTCTCGCGATCAACCTGCACCCCGACGAAACCGTTCAACCTTGGCATTTTGATGACAGCCATTGCGGCCTGCCGCGTCCTCGCGCACCGCTGAGCATGTCTACCTTCTGGTCGATTACCGATACCACCGAGGACAATGGCGCGACCGAGATCATTCCCGGCAGCCACAAATGGGGCGATGAGCAACCCGAAGGAGCGAACAGGGCAGGCGACTTTGTGACCGGCAGCTTTACTGAGCAAAAGGGGCAAAGCAGCGACACGCCGCAGGCGATCAAGGCAACCATGCCCGCCGGTTCGCTGATGATCGCCAAGGGGACGCTATGGCATCGCGGCGGCGCCAATCACAGCAACGCGCCGCGGCTGATTGTCACGCCGCAATTTTGTGCCGGCTGGTGCCGCCCGCTGGAACAGCAGCTGCTGGCCGTGCCTAAGGAAATGGCGGCGCGCTATCCGCAACGGGTTCGCGAGCTGCTGGGTTATAATATCCACAAACCGTTCATGGGCTATGTCGATGGCATGCACCCGGAAAAGGTGCTAAACCAGTGA
- a CDS encoding caspase family protein, which translates to MKGHSQFLLDRRTFLSAAAVSGLAGPWAQSALFAQPAENKLAAFILGIDRYQQLRPLERAVADAEAVARKIDSFGYDVELVKNAGSEDFFAGFGRFLERLEPGSAVFLYLAAHGIQASGTNFILPADTRSEGDALLESAIQTGFLFETIAAARPSQAIVILDACRDEPLDVTLDGRGDGFVSTNAPGGFYVTYSAGAGQYAIDHMGDNDTHPNGLFVRHLLGQMAPDVLIDDIIKSTRESVLADAQSIGRNQCPAIYDQAGRDIRLDARKAPPRRSRRSARGTLANSGAIIVGIERYCGYSKLARLMTPHSDARRLAADFEELGAEVTLLLEPSRDELLASCAELAAKPLERRFVYLAGQGGLMDRDAWMFMPQEAQSGMPVCSTQPVLRGIGIGKQQDDPFYGVTLIGVGDIIAAFDFENVHLLCDFCLDDLGLDEAWKPSLGLDDRMTRRGILDELRPYDYGDDLYPQCSVLFAASYYQTALDAAPGQRRSPFAIALTNALGRPGMTVEQFANYVRKEVEALTDRHQSPMLFCENKTQDAIMIGSA; encoded by the coding sequence ATGAAGGGGCATTCGCAATTCCTGCTTGATCGCCGTACTTTTCTCTCCGCGGCTGCCGTTTCCGGACTTGCTGGCCCATGGGCCCAATCAGCGCTATTTGCGCAGCCCGCCGAAAACAAGTTAGCGGCATTCATACTTGGAATTGACCGCTATCAGCAGCTTCGTCCATTGGAGCGGGCGGTAGCCGATGCCGAAGCAGTAGCGCGGAAAATCGACAGCTTCGGCTATGATGTGGAGCTCGTCAAAAACGCTGGGAGCGAAGATTTCTTTGCAGGCTTTGGCCGCTTTCTCGAGCGGTTGGAACCGGGCAGTGCGGTCTTTCTCTATCTGGCCGCGCATGGAATTCAGGCGAGCGGGACAAATTTCATTTTGCCTGCAGATACACGCAGCGAAGGCGATGCCCTGCTGGAATCAGCCATACAAACGGGTTTCCTGTTTGAAACCATAGCCGCCGCGAGACCGAGTCAGGCTATTGTCATACTCGATGCCTGTCGCGATGAGCCGCTGGATGTAACGCTGGACGGTCGCGGCGACGGCTTTGTATCGACCAATGCGCCAGGCGGATTTTACGTCACCTATTCGGCGGGCGCAGGTCAATATGCTATCGATCATATGGGGGATAACGACACTCATCCCAACGGCCTTTTCGTCCGTCATCTGCTGGGCCAGATGGCCCCTGATGTCCTGATCGATGATATCATCAAGTCGACGCGTGAATCGGTTCTGGCCGATGCTCAGAGCATAGGACGTAACCAGTGCCCTGCAATATACGATCAGGCGGGGCGCGATATCAGATTGGATGCCCGGAAGGCCCCGCCGCGGCGCAGCCGTAGATCGGCTCGGGGAACGCTCGCCAATAGCGGAGCCATCATTGTCGGCATCGAACGCTATTGCGGATATTCGAAACTGGCCAGGCTGATGACGCCGCATTCAGATGCCCGCCGACTGGCTGCGGATTTCGAAGAACTGGGAGCCGAAGTGACCCTGCTTCTCGAGCCATCGCGCGATGAGCTGCTTGCCAGTTGTGCAGAGCTTGCCGCTAAACCGCTGGAACGACGGTTCGTGTATCTCGCCGGACAGGGCGGCCTCATGGATCGCGATGCGTGGATGTTCATGCCGCAGGAAGCTCAATCGGGAATGCCCGTTTGCAGTACTCAACCGGTGCTGCGCGGAATAGGTATCGGAAAGCAGCAAGACGATCCATTTTACGGAGTTACGCTTATTGGTGTCGGAGACATTATTGCTGCTTTCGATTTTGAAAACGTACATCTTTTGTGTGACTTCTGTCTTGATGATCTTGGGCTGGATGAGGCCTGGAAACCGAGTCTTGGTCTTGACGACAGGATGACCAGGCGCGGCATTCTCGATGAATTGCGACCCTATGATTACGGAGATGATCTTTATCCGCAATGTTCTGTTCTGTTTGCCGCAAGCTATTATCAGACCGCGCTTGATGCTGCGCCGGGCCAACGGCGCAGTCCGTTTGCCATTGCGCTGACCAATGCACTGGGCCGTCCAGGCATGACGGTTGAACAGTTTGCGAACTATGTCCGCAAGGAGGTTGAAGCGCTGACCGACCGCCACCAAAGTCCGATGCTGTTCTGTGAGAACAAGACGCAGGATGCCATCATGATCGGCTCAGCTTGA
- the mutS gene encoding DNA mismatch repair protein MutS has product MASASSPTKKAGKAAGSAPTPMMAQYLALKEQACDCLLFYRMGDFFELFFDDAKKAAATLDIALTSRGEHQGEPVAMCGVPAHAAEAYLARLIKAGHKVAIAEQTETPAEAKARGSKALVARDIVRFVTAGTLTEDTLLDARSDNILAAIAEVRGDIAIASADISTGVFRVETVEPSALDATLARLDPGEILVSPHGPQPRSDWEARPAEDFDSEAARGILRERFGDCDTGFSRAELSALGGILGYLGHVGRGGEAFLTPPERRETQAFLSMDAATRQSLEITSSVSGNRALSLLGTIDRSVTGAGARQLARDLAAPSCDGTTISARHDAVAWLHDDPLLREALVDALKTIPDIGRALGRVIAGRGSPRDLGQIRDGLNGARLLREQLGNTANLPTLIAGLLPAMSGHGALTDLLDRALIESPPTDRSKGGYIASGHDAALDDLRDTSRNARQAIAALEARYRGDTGIDNLKIKHNGVLGYFIEIPPRHADPLMAANSGFTHRQTLANAVRFNAPALHEEALRITEAGGRALLAEAAHFEELVARVAASVDAIAGTADALARIDVTLSHARYAADHGWARPEITLGHELHIESGRHPVVEAALARQSEAFVANSAALDRNERVWLVSGPNMGGKSTFLRQNALIVILAQSGAFVPAAKAVIGIVDKLFSRVGASDNLARGQSTFMVEMVETAAILNAATERSFVILDEVGRGTSTYDGLALAWAVVEAVHEVNRCRCLFATHYHELTRLAETLDALSLHHVRAREWQGDLVLLHELARGPADRSYGLSVAKLAGVPENVLARARAVLDKLEEGRAATGGLAAGLGDLPLFAAMEQVPTEQKDALREALEALDIDALSPREALDRLYALKALIDN; this is encoded by the coding sequence ATGGCCAGCGCATCGTCCCCGACAAAGAAAGCCGGAAAGGCAGCCGGTTCCGCCCCGACCCCGATGATGGCGCAATATCTCGCGCTCAAGGAACAGGCTTGCGACTGTCTGCTCTTCTATCGCATGGGGGATTTTTTCGAGCTGTTTTTCGACGACGCCAAAAAGGCAGCGGCGACACTCGATATCGCACTGACCAGCCGCGGCGAGCATCAGGGCGAACCGGTGGCGATGTGCGGTGTTCCGGCGCATGCCGCCGAAGCCTATCTGGCGCGACTGATCAAGGCCGGACACAAGGTTGCCATTGCCGAGCAGACCGAGACACCGGCAGAAGCCAAGGCGCGCGGATCCAAGGCGCTGGTGGCGCGCGATATCGTGCGCTTTGTCACTGCGGGCACACTCACCGAGGATACCCTGCTTGATGCCCGTTCGGACAACATCCTCGCTGCTATCGCCGAGGTGCGCGGCGATATTGCCATTGCCAGCGCCGATATCTCCACCGGCGTGTTCCGGGTGGAAACGGTAGAGCCATCGGCGCTCGACGCAACATTGGCGCGGCTCGATCCGGGAGAGATACTGGTATCGCCGCATGGCCCACAACCACGCAGCGACTGGGAAGCACGACCGGCGGAGGATTTCGACAGCGAAGCAGCGCGCGGCATATTGCGAGAACGCTTTGGCGATTGCGACACTGGCTTTAGCCGCGCCGAACTGTCGGCACTGGGTGGTATATTGGGCTATCTCGGCCATGTCGGACGCGGTGGCGAGGCATTTCTTACCCCGCCCGAGCGCCGCGAGACCCAAGCCTTCCTCTCCATGGATGCGGCGACACGACAGAGCCTGGAGATCACCTCCAGTGTCTCAGGCAACCGCGCACTCAGCCTGCTCGGCACCATCGATCGCAGCGTCACCGGCGCCGGGGCGCGTCAGCTGGCACGCGATCTCGCCGCCCCCAGCTGCGACGGGACCACGATCAGCGCGCGCCACGACGCCGTCGCCTGGCTGCATGACGATCCATTGCTCCGCGAAGCACTGGTGGATGCGCTCAAGACCATTCCTGATATTGGGCGGGCGTTGGGCCGGGTTATCGCCGGGCGCGGCAGCCCGCGTGATCTGGGGCAGATTCGCGATGGTCTCAACGGCGCGCGGCTGTTGCGCGAACAGCTCGGCAACACGGCCAATCTGCCAACGCTGATCGCGGGTCTGCTGCCCGCCATGTCCGGCCATGGCGCACTGACTGACCTGCTCGACCGGGCGCTTATCGAAAGCCCGCCAACCGATCGCAGCAAGGGCGGCTATATTGCCAGTGGTCATGACGCCGCGCTGGATGATCTGCGTGACACCAGTCGCAATGCGCGTCAGGCCATTGCCGCGCTCGAGGCACGCTATCGCGGCGACACTGGCATCGACAATCTGAAGATCAAGCATAATGGCGTGCTTGGCTATTTCATCGAGATACCGCCGCGCCATGCTGACCCGCTCATGGCGGCGAACTCCGGCTTCACCCATCGCCAGACACTGGCCAATGCGGTGCGCTTCAACGCCCCGGCACTGCATGAGGAAGCATTGCGGATTACCGAGGCGGGCGGCCGCGCCCTGCTCGCCGAAGCGGCGCATTTCGAGGAGCTGGTCGCCAGGGTCGCGGCATCTGTCGATGCGATTGCCGGCACCGCCGATGCGCTGGCGCGGATCGATGTCACACTCAGCCATGCCCGCTATGCTGCTGACCATGGCTGGGCCCGACCCGAAATAACCCTTGGCCATGAACTGCACATCGAAAGCGGCCGCCATCCCGTGGTCGAGGCGGCGCTGGCCAGACAGAGCGAAGCTTTTGTCGCCAACAGTGCCGCTCTGGACCGCAATGAACGGGTGTGGCTGGTCTCGGGTCCCAATATGGGCGGCAAATCAACCTTTCTGCGCCAGAATGCGCTGATCGTCATATTGGCGCAATCGGGGGCGTTCGTGCCCGCGGCCAAGGCTGTTATCGGCATTGTCGACAAATTGTTCAGCCGGGTCGGCGCATCGGACAATCTGGCACGCGGCCAATCGACCTTCATGGTCGAGATGGTCGAGACCGCGGCTATCCTCAACGCCGCGACCGAGCGCAGTTTCGTTATTCTCGACGAAGTCGGGCGCGGTACCTCGACCTATGACGGGCTGGCACTGGCCTGGGCCGTGGTCGAGGCCGTGCATGAGGTCAATCGCTGCCGCTGCCTGTTCGCCACCCATTATCACGAACTGACACGCCTCGCCGAAACGCTCGACGCGCTCAGCCTGCACCATGTCCGCGCCCGCGAATGGCAGGGCGATCTGGTGCTGCTACACGAACTTGCCCGCGGCCCGGCCGACCGCAGCTATGGTCTGTCGGTTGCCAAGCTGGCCGGGGTGCCGGAAAATGTCCTGGCCCGAGCCCGGGCGGTACTCGACAAGCTGGAGGAGGGCCGCGCCGCGACGGGCGGCCTCGCCGCCGGACTGGGCGACCTGCCGCTGTTCGCCGCCATGGAACAGGTCCCAACGGAGCAGAAAGATGCTCTGCGCGAAGCGCTGGAGGCGCTTGATATAGATGCGCTTAGCCCGAGAGAGGCTTTGGACAGGTTATATGCGCTGAAAGCTTTGATCGACAACTAA
- a CDS encoding NADP-dependent malic enzyme: MSDRSRVDFPDREPLHFEREALHFHSHGRPGKIEIVASKPMATQRDLSLAYSPGVAVPVRAIADDPARAYDYTAKGNLVAVISNGTAILGLGNLGALASKPVMEGKAVLFKRFADVDSIDIEVKTEDVDRFIEAVELLEPSFGGINLEDIGAPACFIIEQALRERMNIPVFHDDQHGTAIITAAGVINACLLTDRKIEDIKVVVNGAGAAAIACTELIKAMGVSHDNVIMCDRSGVIYKGRTEKMDQWKSAHAIETDHRTLGEALEGADLFLGLSAAGALKPEMVKTMADKPIIFAMANPDPEISPPDCKQARPDAIIATGRSDYPNQVNNVLGFPFIFRGALDVQATRINDEMKVAAAAAIAELARQQVPEEVAAAYGGETKTFGEDYIIPAPFDPRLMEVVSAAVAKAAMDSGVAQKQIEDFDAYHQELKARLNPTTAVLTQVYDSAKADPKHVVFAEAEEEVVLRAAIQFHDGGYGTPVLVGRDQKVRQKLQEMGVDDPDKFAIHNSANSSFVPQMVDMLYKRLQRRGYLRRDIQRMVNQDRNIFSAALLQLGEADAMITGVTRTFAQTIREVRRVLDPREGELPFGIHVMVGQSHTIFLADTTINERPSAEMLATIAEQSAAVARRLGHVPRVAFLSYSTFGNPPGKWLENIRGAVTLLDERPPRFEYEGEMAPDVALNPALMANYPFCRLSGPANVLVMPGLQSANLSAKMLRELGGDSVIGPMLLGLEKPVQIATMSSTASELVTLAVLASAGVVS; encoded by the coding sequence ATGTCGGACCGCAGCAGAGTCGATTTTCCGGACCGGGAACCACTGCATTTTGAGCGCGAAGCGCTGCATTTTCATTCACATGGCCGCCCCGGCAAGATCGAGATTGTCGCCTCCAAGCCGATGGCGACACAGCGCGACCTCAGCCTTGCCTATTCTCCTGGCGTGGCGGTTCCGGTGCGCGCGATCGCCGATGACCCGGCAAGGGCCTATGACTATACCGCCAAGGGCAATCTGGTTGCGGTGATTTCCAACGGCACCGCGATTCTCGGCCTCGGCAATCTCGGCGCGCTTGCCTCGAAACCGGTGATGGAAGGCAAGGCGGTGCTGTTCAAGCGTTTTGCCGATGTCGATTCGATTGATATCGAGGTGAAGACCGAGGATGTCGACCGGTTTATCGAAGCCGTGGAATTGCTCGAGCCCAGCTTTGGCGGCATCAATCTGGAAGATATCGGTGCACCGGCCTGCTTCATCATCGAACAGGCGCTGCGCGAACGGATGAACATCCCGGTATTCCACGACGATCAGCATGGCACCGCAATCATCACCGCCGCCGGTGTCATCAATGCCTGTCTGCTGACCGACCGCAAGATCGAGGATATCAAGGTGGTGGTCAATGGCGCGGGCGCAGCGGCGATTGCCTGTACCGAATTGATCAAGGCCATGGGCGTCAGCCATGACAATGTGATCATGTGCGACCGTTCCGGGGTGATCTACAAGGGCCGCACAGAGAAGATGGACCAGTGGAAATCGGCCCATGCGATCGAGACAGATCATCGCACATTGGGTGAGGCGCTGGAAGGTGCCGATCTCTTCCTCGGGCTTTCGGCTGCAGGGGCGCTGAAACCGGAAATGGTCAAGACGATGGCGGACAAGCCAATCATCTTTGCCATGGCCAATCCCGATCCGGAAATCTCACCGCCGGATTGCAAGCAGGCGCGGCCCGATGCGATTATCGCTACCGGCCGTTCGGATTATCCCAACCAGGTGAATAATGTCCTTGGCTTTCCGTTCATCTTCCGTGGCGCGCTTGATGTCCAGGCGACGCGGATCAATGACGAGATGAAAGTGGCTGCGGCCGCCGCCATTGCCGAGCTGGCGCGCCAGCAGGTGCCCGAAGAAGTGGCTGCAGCCTATGGCGGTGAGACCAAGACCTTTGGTGAAGATTATATCATCCCTGCCCCCTTTGACCCGCGCCTGATGGAGGTGGTCTCCGCCGCCGTGGCCAAGGCGGCGATGGATAGCGGCGTGGCGCAAAAGCAGATCGAGGACTTCGATGCCTATCATCAGGAACTGAAGGCACGCCTCAACCCGACTACGGCGGTATTGACCCAGGTTTATGACAGCGCCAAGGCCGACCCCAAGCATGTGGTGTTTGCCGAGGCCGAGGAAGAGGTGGTGCTGCGCGCAGCGATCCAGTTCCACGATGGTGGCTATGGCACTCCGGTTCTGGTTGGCCGTGACCAGAAGGTGCGTCAGAAGCTGCAGGAAATGGGGGTCGATGATCCCGACAAATTTGCGATACATAACAGCGCCAATTCATCATTCGTGCCACAGATGGTGGACATGCTCTACAAGCGGCTGCAGCGGCGCGGCTATCTGCGCCGCGACATTCAGCGCATGGTCAATCAGGATCGCAACATCTTCAGCGCCGCGCTGCTGCAACTGGGTGAAGCCGATGCGATGATCACCGGCGTCACCCGCACCTTTGCCCAGACGATAAGGGAGGTGCGCCGGGTGCTTGACCCGCGCGAAGGCGAGCTGCCCTTCGGCATTCATGTCATGGTGGGCCAGAGCCATACGATTTTCCTAGCCGATACTACGATCAACGAGCGCCCAAGCGCCGAGATGCTGGCAACCATTGCCGAGCAGTCGGCGGCGGTGGCGCGCCGTCTCGGCCATGTACCGCGCGTTGCCTTTCTGAGCTATTCCACCTTCGGCAACCCGCCGGGCAAGTGGCTGGAAAATATCCGTGGCGCGGTGACGCTTCTCGATGAACGTCCGCCACGTTTCGAATATGAGGGCGAGATGGCACCGGATGTTGCACTGAACCCGGCGCTGATGGCCAACTACCCGTTCTGCCGCCTGTCCGGCCCGGCCAATGTCCTGGTCATGCCGGGCCTGCAATCGGCCAATCTGTCGGCCAAGATGCTGCGCGAGCTGGGTGGTGATTCGGTGATCGGGCCGATGCTGCTTGGCCTGGAAAAGCCGGTCCAGATTGCCACCATGTCGTCTACCGCTTCCGAACTGGTAACGCTTGCGGTGCTGGCCTCGGCCGGGGTGGTCAGCTGA
- a CDS encoding ATP-binding protein: MPLSPNLGFLTPERLQDDEKQRLAALQSYNILGSPPERMFDDLIDLARLIADVPIAYISLIDSDRQWFKAAHGLPVPETPRDIAFCDHAIRSKDVMVVLDAHEDPRFCDSPLVTGPPHIRFYAGAPIITPEGYAVGTICLSDTKAHPDFTGQQELAALARQAAALLELRRSLSQQAVAARMASDQRDRLWDNSLDMMLISRPDGQLVAGNPAWEEMFGPIAEDGSANIIDYLAPGEDRSPTPMVNGQKDIQVEREMVNRKGDTVYASWNLAREDDMIFGIARDITRAREAEAQLVHVQRMESVGQLTGGIAHDFNNLLTIVLGNLDVAERRLAKGEKDRALAAITNARGGANRAASLTQRLLAFARRQSLSPVQINARELIDGLMPLARQALDDRISLTLNIAETLPAIRIDPGQLENAILNLIVNARDAMADNDQGKGEIALHASERTIDEREAESLHSNAHAGHFLRLCVSDNGSGIAPEIAKRIFEPFFTTKPSGKGTGLGLSQVHGFIAQSGGFVTMDSKVGSGTTISLWLPVDHGGAVTPEKPQMAEVNRQHPQPDQPARHILLVEDNESVRAHVAELLDEEGYDVVSLVDGQAAVAHLQQSGRQPDLVLSDIMMPNLDGHGLARWVRDRHATMPIILMTGYAGGDLPADSPHDALIKKPFSPQDLLNTISEALNIGDSVESPIAVS, translated from the coding sequence ATGCCACTGTCCCCGAACCTCGGTTTTCTCACTCCTGAGCGGCTGCAAGACGATGAAAAGCAGCGGCTGGCAGCGCTGCAAAGCTACAATATTCTCGGCAGTCCGCCCGAGCGCATGTTCGATGACCTGATTGATCTCGCCCGGCTGATTGCCGATGTGCCAATTGCCTATATCTCGCTGATCGACAGCGATCGCCAGTGGTTCAAGGCAGCGCATGGCCTGCCCGTCCCCGAAACGCCGCGCGACATTGCCTTTTGCGACCATGCCATTCGCAGCAAGGATGTCATGGTCGTTCTCGACGCGCATGAGGATCCGCGGTTCTGCGACAGTCCACTGGTCACCGGCCCACCGCATATCCGCTTCTATGCCGGTGCGCCGATCATTACTCCCGAAGGCTATGCCGTCGGCACGATCTGCCTCTCCGACACCAAGGCGCACCCCGATTTTACCGGCCAGCAGGAACTGGCGGCGCTGGCACGACAGGCGGCGGCATTGCTCGAACTGCGTCGTTCACTTAGCCAGCAGGCGGTTGCCGCGCGCATGGCGAGCGATCAACGCGACCGGCTGTGGGACAATTCGCTCGACATGATGCTGATCTCGCGCCCCGATGGCCAGCTGGTCGCCGGCAATCCGGCCTGGGAGGAGATGTTCGGGCCGATAGCCGAAGATGGCAGCGCCAATATCATCGATTATCTCGCCCCTGGTGAGGACCGCAGCCCGACACCGATGGTCAATGGCCAAAAGGATATTCAGGTCGAGCGCGAGATGGTCAACCGCAAAGGCGACACCGTCTATGCCAGCTGGAACCTGGCACGCGAAGATGACATGATCTTCGGCATTGCCCGCGATATTACCCGTGCGCGCGAAGCCGAAGCACAGCTGGTCCATGTCCAGCGCATGGAGTCGGTGGGTCAGCTCACCGGCGGCATCGCCCATGATTTCAACAATCTGCTTACCATTGTGCTGGGCAATCTCGACGTGGCCGAACGCCGCCTCGCCAAGGGTGAAAAGGACCGGGCACTGGCCGCGATCACCAACGCCAGGGGCGGCGCCAACCGCGCCGCCAGCCTGACCCAGCGCCTGCTGGCCTTTGCCCGTCGCCAGTCGCTCAGCCCGGTGCAGATCAATGCCCGCGAACTGATCGACGGGCTGATGCCGCTGGCCCGGCAAGCACTGGATGACCGCATTTCCTTGACGCTCAACATTGCCGAAACCTTGCCTGCAATCCGCATCGACCCGGGCCAGCTGGAAAATGCGATCCTCAATCTGATCGTCAACGCTCGCGATGCCATGGCCGATAATGACCAGGGCAAGGGCGAGATCGCGCTGCACGCCAGCGAGCGGACGATTGATGAGCGCGAAGCCGAATCGCTCCATTCCAATGCGCATGCCGGGCATTTTCTGAGGCTGTGCGTTTCTGATAATGGCTCAGGCATAGCACCCGAAATTGCCAAGCGGATTTTCGAGCCCTTCTTCACCACCAAGCCGTCGGGGAAGGGCACCGGACTGGGACTGTCGCAAGTGCATGGCTTCATCGCCCAGTCGGGTGGTTTCGTTACCATGGACAGCAAGGTCGGTAGCGGCACCACCATATCGCTATGGCTCCCGGTCGATCATGGCGGTGCGGTGACCCCCGAAAAACCGCAAATGGCCGAGGTCAACCGTCAGCACCCGCAGCCAGACCAGCCAGCACGCCATATATTGCTGGTAGAGGATAATGAATCGGTGCGTGCGCATGTCGCGGAATTGCTCGACGAGGAGGGCTATGATGTGGTCAGCCTTGTCGACGGCCAGGCAGCGGTCGCGCATCTGCAGCAGTCCGGCAGGCAGCCCGATCTGGTGCTGAGCGATATCATGATGCCCAATCTCGATGGCCATGGCCTCGCCCGCTGGGTGCGAGATCGGCACGCTACCATGCCGATTATCCTGATGACCGGCTATGCCGGGGGGGATTTGCCCGCCGACAGTCCACATGATGCGCTGATCAAAAAGCCCTTTTCGCCACAGGATCTGCTAAACACCATTTCCGAGGCACTGAATATCGGCGATAGTGTCGAAAGCCCGATCGCGGTCAGCTGA
- a CDS encoding tRNA (guanine(46)-N(7))-methyltransferase TrmB yields MTDSSKTPEARRDPASIRRLYGRSQGHKLRVGQQKLVDELLPVLSLPETGPVTAKTLFGDDRALHFEIGFGAGEHLAYRADLLPDHGFIGAEPFVNGVVGALQHIRDGNLTNVRLHMGNALDALERLPDASLRFVYLLHPDPWPKARHAKRRMMNHGPLDIIAAKLQLGGEFRFGTDHPIYLRHAMMVMRQRSEFKWLCDSAADFANRPGGWPETRYEAKARRKGHEVWYFRYMRR; encoded by the coding sequence ATGACCGACAGCAGCAAAACCCCCGAGGCCCGGCGCGACCCGGCCAGCATCCGCCGTCTCTACGGCCGCAGCCAGGGGCACAAGCTGCGCGTGGGTCAGCAAAAGCTGGTCGATGAGCTATTGCCGGTCCTCTCACTGCCCGAAACCGGACCGGTAACGGCAAAAACACTGTTCGGCGATGATCGCGCGCTGCATTTCGAAATCGGCTTTGGTGCTGGTGAGCATCTGGCTTATCGCGCAGATTTGCTGCCTGACCATGGCTTTATCGGTGCCGAGCCATTCGTAAACGGCGTAGTCGGCGCTTTGCAGCATATCCGCGACGGCAATCTCACAAATGTCCGCCTGCATATGGGCAATGCTCTCGACGCCCTTGAGCGGCTGCCCGATGCCAGCTTGCGCTTTGTCTATCTGCTGCATCCCGACCCATGGCCCAAGGCGCGCCACGCCAAGCGACGAATGATGAATCACGGGCCGCTCGATATCATTGCTGCAAAGTTGCAGCTCGGCGGCGAGTTTCGTTTCGGTACTGATCATCCGATCTATCTGCGCCATGCCATGATGGTGATGCGGCAGCGATCGGAATTCAAATGGCTGTGCGACAGTGCTGCGGATTTTGCCAATCGCCCGGGCGGATGGCCGGAAACCCGCTATGAAGCCAAGGCCAGGCGCAAGGGGCATGAGGTGTGGTACTTCCGCTATATGCGGCGTTAG